The Sphingorhabdus sp. Alg231-15 genome has a segment encoding these proteins:
- a CDS encoding parallel beta-helix domain-containing protein: MIRTLLVATALCCAMPALAKTITVEAGADAQEKLQEALILAEPGDIVELGAGTFILTDGLSLDVDQVTVRGQGMDKSILSFAGQLGAGEGLLVTSDDVVLRDFAVEDSKGDGIKSKGADRIVYHAIRVEWTGGPKASNGAYGIYPVEASDILVQDSVVRGASDAGIYVGQSKNIIVRRNTAIENVAGIEIENSFDAEVTENLVTENTGGILVFDLPNLPQMGGHNVLVARNAIINNNTDNFAPEGNIVASVPAGTGVMVMANRNVQVVENAMINNGTSNVMVVAYTQSFNDPNYDPTPRDVYIADNVYGRAGFAPDFEGGQQLAAAFGGALPGVFYDGLGKGLIVNDTVSVLNLGLTKVGQSPTEAKPSLHEQKGKGETVALSPIVLPASMEAALK, from the coding sequence ATGATCCGGACCTTACTTGTCGCCACCGCTTTGTGCTGCGCTATGCCAGCGCTGGCCAAAACCATTACTGTCGAAGCCGGCGCGGATGCGCAGGAAAAGCTGCAGGAAGCGCTTATTCTCGCTGAGCCGGGTGATATTGTCGAACTGGGAGCAGGAACATTTATCCTTACTGACGGCCTGTCACTCGATGTCGATCAAGTGACCGTTCGTGGTCAGGGGATGGACAAGAGCATCCTTAGCTTTGCGGGACAATTGGGTGCAGGTGAAGGCCTGCTGGTCACCTCTGACGATGTTGTCCTCAGAGACTTTGCGGTCGAAGACAGCAAGGGCGACGGGATTAAATCGAAAGGCGCAGACCGGATCGTCTATCATGCCATTCGCGTTGAATGGACCGGTGGGCCCAAGGCCAGCAACGGCGCTTATGGCATTTATCCGGTCGAGGCCAGCGACATATTGGTGCAGGACAGCGTAGTGCGCGGAGCCTCTGATGCCGGTATTTATGTCGGCCAGTCCAAGAATATCATTGTCCGTCGCAACACCGCGATAGAGAATGTCGCGGGGATCGAGATCGAAAACAGCTTTGATGCGGAAGTCACCGAAAATTTGGTGACCGAAAATACCGGCGGCATATTGGTTTTCGACTTGCCCAACCTTCCGCAAATGGGCGGACATAATGTGCTGGTCGCGCGCAACGCGATCATCAACAATAATACCGATAATTTTGCGCCCGAAGGCAATATTGTCGCCAGCGTCCCTGCTGGGACGGGCGTGATGGTAATGGCCAATCGCAATGTGCAGGTCGTCGAAAATGCGATGATCAACAACGGCACGAGTAACGTTATGGTGGTGGCCTATACGCAGAGTTTTAATGATCCCAATTATGATCCGACTCCGCGCGATGTCTATATCGCTGATAATGTCTATGGCCGCGCCGGATTTGCTCCGGATTTTGAAGGTGGTCAGCAACTGGCCGCGGCTTTCGGTGGCGCGCTGCCTGGGGTTTTCTATGATGGGCTTGGAAAGGGCCTGATTGTCAATGACACCGTATCGGTGCTCAATCTCGGGCTGACGAAAGTGGGGCAGTCGCCCACAGAAGCCAAGCCATCGCTCCATGAACAAAAAGGCAAAGGCGAAACCGTGGCCCTATCGCCCATCGTCCTGCCCGCATCGATGGAGGCTGCACTCAAATAA
- the dgcA gene encoding N-acetyl-D-Glu racemase DgcA, with amino-acid sequence MTSPAVPLSVSATAERWPVNGSFVISRGAKTHVDVVVCTVSDGTHSGTAEATPIYYEGETAQNCVATIEAFASAHEVFDHQMLLDQVPRGAARNALDCALWDLECRQHDRPLWRHASLPEPKPLISAFTISLADPAKMEVDARAAADTHNLLKLKLSGSNDHERVAAVHRGAPAARLIVDANESWDDLDIAHEAATLAQWGVELIEQPVSTGRDALLADVRSPVPLCADESCHTSADIPKLARYYQAVNIKLDKAGGLSEAINIADAAEQAGLELMVGCMLSTSLAIRPAFALAQRARWVDLDGPLLLARDRKEAMHFSDGKVSLAG; translated from the coding sequence ATGACATCTCCTGCTGTTCCGCTTTCTGTCTCCGCAACTGCTGAACGCTGGCCAGTCAATGGCTCGTTCGTCATCAGCCGGGGGGCCAAGACTCATGTCGATGTTGTTGTCTGCACGGTCAGCGACGGGACCCATAGCGGTACAGCAGAAGCCACGCCGATCTACTATGAGGGTGAAACCGCACAAAACTGTGTTGCCACCATCGAGGCCTTTGCCAGCGCCCATGAGGTTTTTGACCATCAGATGTTGCTCGATCAGGTGCCGAGGGGAGCCGCCCGCAACGCGCTCGACTGTGCGCTGTGGGACCTTGAATGCCGGCAGCATGACCGGCCACTGTGGCGCCATGCTTCTTTGCCCGAACCCAAGCCGCTGATTTCTGCCTTCACCATTTCCCTGGCCGATCCCGCCAAGATGGAAGTCGATGCTCGCGCCGCAGCCGATACCCACAACCTGCTCAAGCTCAAACTATCCGGCAGCAACGACCATGAGCGGGTAGCTGCCGTCCATCGCGGTGCGCCCGCAGCGCGGCTGATTGTCGACGCCAACGAGAGCTGGGATGATCTCGATATCGCCCACGAAGCGGCCACGCTTGCGCAATGGGGTGTTGAGCTGATCGAACAACCTGTGAGTACCGGAAGGGATGCGCTGCTTGCCGACGTCCGTTCGCCGGTCCCGCTCTGCGCCGATGAAAGCTGTCACACCAGCGCGGATATTCCCAAGCTCGCGCGTTATTATCAGGCGGTCAATATCAAGCTCGACAAGGCCGGTGGTCTTAGTGAAGCGATCAATATTGCCGATGCGGCAGAGCAGGCCGGACTGGAACTGATGGTCGGTTGTATGCTCTCGACATCTCTCGCCATCCGCCCGGCCTTTGCGCTGGCCCAGCGCGCCCGATGGGTAGATCTTGATGGTCCGTTGCTTCTGGCCAGGGATCGGAAAGAGGCCATGCATTTTTCAGATGGTAAGGTCAGCCTTGCTGGATAA
- a CDS encoding putative O-glycosylation ligase, exosortase A system-associated, whose translation MRDLVFVAYLLALLFLAFKRPFIFTLVYAYIDIVAPQRLSYFLLNSIPLSLIVFGMAFLGYMVADDKKDSRFSVRQGAMVLLLLYCGYTTFQGALPEDAMEKWDWVWKALVFAIFLPLTLRTKLRIEALTLFMVLCAGTLIITGGIKTLGSGGGYGALVLLIDDNAGLYEGSIISMVAIAIIPLMLWLSKHGTIFPPDWRVKYFTMALIFAALLIPIGTQARTGLVCIAVLAVLQLRFVKYRFLYAGLAVTIGLMAIPFLPQSFSDRMGTIQNYKADESASTRIAVWEWTIEYANANPMGGGFNVYRLNKLRYELAPDKKDDQPEPEYEYELEDEGPIEVIDEARAFHSSYFEMLGEQGYPGLALWLFIHLGGIWRMEVLRRRYRKTTKEGEMWVAPLAIALGNAHIIYMVGSLFVGVAFQPFVYMLVALQIGLDTYMSRRAQEAKWSPISGHLPTRTWSQAAS comes from the coding sequence ATGCGTGATCTGGTTTTTGTCGCCTATTTGCTTGCTCTACTGTTTCTGGCGTTTAAGCGGCCGTTTATTTTCACGCTTGTCTACGCCTATATCGACATTGTTGCGCCTCAGCGGCTAAGCTATTTTCTGCTCAATTCCATACCCCTATCGCTGATCGTTTTCGGCATGGCGTTCTTGGGTTATATGGTCGCCGACGACAAGAAAGACAGCCGCTTTTCCGTGCGACAAGGGGCGATGGTGCTGTTGTTGCTCTATTGCGGCTACACGACATTTCAGGGGGCGTTACCCGAAGATGCGATGGAAAAATGGGACTGGGTCTGGAAAGCCTTGGTTTTTGCTATATTTCTGCCGCTAACGTTGAGGACGAAGCTCCGGATCGAGGCGCTGACCTTGTTCATGGTATTGTGCGCTGGCACGCTGATCATAACCGGCGGTATCAAGACATTGGGATCCGGTGGTGGTTATGGGGCGCTGGTGCTGCTGATCGACGATAATGCCGGACTGTATGAAGGCTCGATCATCTCTATGGTGGCGATTGCGATCATCCCGTTGATGCTTTGGTTGTCGAAACATGGCACGATCTTTCCGCCCGACTGGCGGGTTAAATATTTTACCATGGCACTCATCTTCGCGGCTTTGCTGATCCCGATCGGCACCCAGGCGCGGACCGGTCTGGTGTGCATTGCTGTGCTGGCAGTGCTGCAGTTGCGCTTTGTCAAATACCGCTTTCTCTATGCCGGTCTTGCGGTGACCATCGGCCTGATGGCCATCCCGTTTCTACCGCAAAGCTTCTCCGATCGGATGGGCACGATCCAGAACTACAAGGCTGATGAGTCGGCCTCGACCCGCATCGCGGTTTGGGAGTGGACCATCGAATATGCCAATGCCAATCCGATGGGCGGTGGGTTTAACGTCTATCGGCTGAACAAGCTGCGTTATGAACTGGCTCCGGATAAGAAGGATGACCAGCCGGAGCCGGAATATGAATACGAGCTGGAGGATGAGGGACCGATCGAAGTAATTGATGAAGCCCGCGCCTTCCACAGCAGCTATTTTGAGATGCTCGGTGAACAGGGCTATCCTGGCCTTGCCCTGTGGCTGTTCATCCATCTCGGTGGGATCTGGCGGATGGAAGTGCTCCGTCGGCGCTATCGCAAGACCACCAAAGAAGGTGAGATGTGGGTCGCTCCGCTGGCCATCGCGTTAGGTAATGCCCATATTATCTACATGGTCGGATCACTGTTTGTCGGCGTCGCGTTTCAGCCCTTTGTCTATATGCTGGTCGCGCTGCAAATCGGCCTCGACACCTATATGAGCCGCCGCGCACAAGAGGCGAAATGGAGCCCGATTTCGGGACATCTGCCAACCCGTACATGGTCGCAAGCCGCCTCCTGA
- a CDS encoding TIGR04063 family PEP-CTERM/XrtA system glycosyltransferase has protein sequence MTRILHILDHSLPLHSGYCFRTRAIMKAQIASGLQVAGVTGVRQDQHGYEAAEPLEQVDGLNFFRTLSDVSGPSPVREWREVSVLADRIAEVVQEWRPDVLHAHSPALNGLAALRVAQKTGLPLLYEIRAFWEDAAVGNGTGREGSPRYWLTRQLENHVVAGADAVAVICEGLKSDLIARGVAKEKITVSPNGVDMSLFGKPPAPDEKLRDQLNLTGKSVLGFIGSFYDYEGLDDLIAAMPHLLELCPDAHLLLVGGGPMEKQLKKQVTASAATSAISFTGRVPHDEVERYYGLMDVMVYPRKSMRLTELVTPLKPLEAMAQGRIVAASDIGGHRELIKDGLTGTLFPAGSPEKTAQKLADLLKNRAEWPQTIEAAKKFVEADRNWSSNILRYKPVYQRLIAHKSYERAA, from the coding sequence ATGACGCGGATTTTGCACATATTGGATCACAGCCTGCCGTTGCACAGCGGATATTGCTTTCGCACACGAGCCATCATGAAGGCGCAAATAGCCAGTGGCCTGCAGGTTGCTGGCGTAACCGGCGTTCGGCAAGATCAGCATGGCTATGAAGCGGCCGAACCACTGGAACAGGTCGACGGTTTGAATTTTTTCCGCACGTTGAGCGATGTGAGCGGTCCATCACCGGTTCGCGAATGGCGAGAAGTTTCGGTCCTTGCCGACCGCATTGCCGAAGTGGTGCAAGAATGGCGACCCGACGTCTTGCATGCACATTCCCCGGCGCTCAATGGGCTGGCCGCGCTGAGGGTCGCTCAAAAGACCGGACTGCCGCTGCTTTATGAAATTCGCGCTTTCTGGGAAGATGCGGCGGTCGGAAATGGCACTGGCCGAGAAGGCAGTCCGCGCTATTGGCTAACGCGGCAGCTTGAAAATCATGTTGTTGCCGGAGCAGATGCCGTTGCCGTCATTTGCGAAGGCCTGAAGTCCGATCTAATCGCCCGGGGCGTTGCGAAAGAAAAAATCACCGTTTCGCCCAATGGCGTCGATATGAGCTTGTTCGGAAAGCCGCCAGCGCCCGACGAAAAACTTAGAGATCAATTGAACCTGACCGGCAAGTCCGTACTCGGCTTCATCGGCAGCTTTTACGACTATGAAGGGTTGGATGACCTGATCGCCGCGATGCCGCATCTTCTAGAACTGTGCCCGGACGCGCATCTCTTGCTGGTTGGCGGGGGGCCCATGGAAAAGCAGTTGAAAAAACAAGTCACGGCCTCTGCTGCGACATCCGCGATCAGCTTTACCGGACGCGTGCCACACGATGAAGTGGAGCGTTATTACGGCCTTATGGACGTCATGGTCTATCCCCGCAAATCAATGCGGCTCACCGAATTGGTCACGCCACTGAAGCCTCTGGAAGCCATGGCTCAGGGCCGGATTGTCGCGGCATCCGATATTGGTGGTCATCGCGAGCTGATAAAGGACGGCCTCACCGGCACATTATTTCCGGCAGGATCTCCGGAAAAAACGGCGCAAAAATTGGCTGATTTGCTGAAAAATCGCGCCGAATGGCCACAAACCATTGAAGCAGCAAAGAAATTTGTTGAAGCGGATCGTAACTGGTCGTCAAACATTTTGCGTTACAAACCTGTTTACCAAAGGCTGATTGCACATAAATCCTATGAGCGAGCAGCCTGA
- a CDS encoding S24 family peptidase, translating into MAQAIPMAEGDPRSNLEQLIRKNGDDFSSLSRMLGKNPAYIQQYIKRGTPKKLDENDRRKLAEFYAVDEQVLGGTGQMPGGSSASIASHNLVRIKQLQVEASAGPGSLADDDAIQDNMAFGAKWLKQLGPDPANLSLISVDGDSMDPTLCDGDDIMVDHSAAERPLRDGIYVLRMDDVLLVKRLALRPSGKLSIRSDNDRYPNWGDVEPREVNIIGRVVWTGRRL; encoded by the coding sequence ATGGCCCAAGCGATACCAATGGCGGAGGGAGATCCACGCAGTAATCTGGAACAGTTGATCCGGAAAAATGGTGACGATTTTTCATCATTGTCCCGGATGCTGGGCAAAAACCCCGCCTATATTCAGCAGTATATAAAGCGTGGTACACCCAAGAAACTCGATGAAAATGATCGGCGAAAGCTGGCGGAGTTTTATGCGGTCGACGAGCAAGTGCTGGGCGGCACGGGTCAGATGCCAGGTGGCAGCTCAGCCAGCATTGCCAGCCATAATCTCGTTCGAATCAAGCAACTGCAAGTCGAAGCGTCTGCCGGCCCCGGATCGTTGGCGGACGATGACGCCATTCAAGACAATATGGCCTTTGGCGCGAAATGGCTGAAACAGCTTGGCCCTGATCCGGCCAACTTGTCGCTAATCTCTGTCGATGGCGATTCAATGGACCCGACCTTGTGTGATGGCGACGATATCATGGTCGACCACAGTGCTGCTGAACGGCCTTTGCGCGATGGCATCTACGTGCTGCGGATGGACGATGTTCTGCTGGTAAAGCGGCTGGCGCTTCGACCGTCAGGCAAGTTATCGATTCGCAGCGACAATGATCGCTATCCCAACTGGGGCGATGTCGAACCGCGAGAGGTCAATATCATTGGGCGCGTGGTTTGGACCGGTCGGCGGCTATAG
- a CDS encoding MBL fold metallo-hydrolase, whose translation MTEAPLKAVIIPVTPLQQNCTLLWCTKTNKAALSDPGGDLGRLKAAVAEHGVDLEKIIITHGHLDHCGQAGMLAEELGLPIEGPHKDDLFWIEQLDGDGARYGMEAKSFKPDRWLNDGDQVTVGDLILDVIHCPGHTPGHVIFYHQPSKLAVVGDVIFQGSIGRTDFPRGNHQDLIDAITQKLWPLGDDVTFIPGHGPTSQFGYERKTNAFVADDVLAAR comes from the coding sequence ATGACAGAAGCTCCTTTAAAGGCCGTGATTATTCCGGTCACACCGCTCCAGCAAAATTGCACCCTCTTGTGGTGTACCAAGACAAACAAGGCTGCACTCAGTGACCCAGGCGGAGACTTGGGCCGGCTCAAGGCAGCGGTCGCCGAACATGGTGTTGACCTGGAAAAAATCATCATCACCCACGGCCATCTCGATCATTGCGGCCAAGCCGGGATGCTTGCCGAAGAACTCGGCTTGCCAATCGAAGGGCCGCACAAGGACGATCTGTTCTGGATCGAGCAACTGGATGGTGATGGCGCGCGTTATGGAATGGAGGCCAAAAGCTTTAAACCTGATCGCTGGTTAAATGACGGCGATCAAGTGACGGTTGGTGATCTCATCCTGGATGTCATTCATTGCCCGGGACATACGCCCGGTCACGTTATTTTCTATCATCAGCCTTCCAAGCTCGCGGTGGTTGGAGATGTTATTTTTCAGGGATCCATTGGCCGCACTGATTTCCCGCGCGGCAACCATCAGGACTTGATCGACGCCATTACTCAAAAACTCTGGCCGCTTGGCGATGATGTAACCTTCATTCCCGGCCACGGGCCGACCAGCCAATTTGGCTATGAGCGCAAAACCAATGCCTTTGTGGCGGATGATGTTTTGGCGGCGCGCTAA
- a CDS encoding PQQ-dependent sugar dehydrogenase: MRSNSIILSILVSCLMISCADQGASSSGVKTSELAGKADPAPINYEIQTVADGLDHPWSLAFLPNGDMLVTERTGKLKRVGKNGKTDLVHDFTTGEPHPTVHFGDGMQAGLFDVVLHPQFESNSQVYISYAAHQGDQNSLLLMRFRYDDGAAPRLSEGKQLFAASPARVQGNHYGARIQFLSDGTLLMPVGDAFHFREKAQQLDTHFGKIVRLNDDGSVPADNPFVDREGALPEIWSYGHRNPQGIILAADGRVFAHEHGPAGGDEINEIKPGVNYGWPTVSYGLDYSGGRISPFEARNGTEQSLVHFTPSIAPSGFAQYSGEAFPDWQDDLFLSALVLKHVRHVEMEADGSLGKQTELFGELGARFRDVRTGPDGYLYLLTEDKSGPVSKILRVVPKRP, translated from the coding sequence ATGCGCAGCAATTCAATCATTCTTTCGATACTGGTGTCCTGCCTGATGATATCCTGTGCCGATCAGGGGGCATCTTCCTCCGGTGTCAAAACCAGCGAATTGGCTGGCAAGGCCGACCCTGCGCCAATAAACTATGAAATTCAGACCGTCGCAGATGGCCTTGATCATCCCTGGTCTCTCGCCTTTCTTCCCAATGGAGACATGCTGGTGACCGAACGTACCGGCAAACTGAAGCGTGTCGGCAAAAATGGGAAGACTGATCTGGTTCACGATTTTACAACTGGCGAACCGCATCCAACAGTACACTTTGGCGACGGCATGCAGGCCGGGCTGTTCGACGTTGTTCTGCATCCGCAGTTCGAGTCCAATAGTCAGGTCTACATTTCCTATGCCGCGCACCAAGGGGACCAGAATAGTTTGCTGCTGATGCGGTTTAGATATGATGACGGCGCCGCGCCGCGTCTTTCGGAGGGAAAACAGCTATTTGCCGCTTCACCGGCTCGTGTGCAGGGGAATCATTATGGTGCCCGTATTCAGTTTTTGAGCGATGGCACATTGTTGATGCCGGTCGGGGACGCATTCCATTTTCGCGAAAAAGCCCAACAGCTCGACACGCATTTCGGCAAAATTGTCCGCCTGAACGACGACGGTTCGGTGCCAGCAGACAATCCATTTGTGGATAGGGAAGGGGCTTTACCGGAAATCTGGAGCTATGGTCACCGCAATCCGCAAGGAATCATTCTGGCTGCTGATGGGCGGGTTTTCGCCCATGAGCATGGACCTGCTGGCGGTGATGAGATTAACGAGATCAAGCCCGGAGTAAATTATGGATGGCCGACGGTTTCGTATGGGTTAGACTATTCTGGTGGTCGCATATCGCCGTTTGAAGCGCGTAATGGTACGGAGCAATCGCTGGTCCACTTTACGCCTTCAATAGCCCCTTCCGGGTTCGCACAATATTCCGGAGAAGCTTTTCCGGACTGGCAGGATGATCTGTTTCTTTCTGCTCTGGTTCTAAAGCATGTGCGCCATGTCGAGATGGAAGCCGACGGCTCTCTGGGAAAGCAGACGGAACTTTTTGGTGAATTGGGAGCGCGATTCCGTGACGTGCGAACCGGACCGGACGGTTATTTATATCTTCTGACCGAAGATAAATCCGGGCCCGTCAGTAAAATTCTGCGCGTCGTTCCCAAACGGCCTTAG